One Cryobacterium psychrophilum DNA segment encodes these proteins:
- a CDS encoding AmiS/UreI family transporter codes for MSSRGLLHVGAILVINGLMLLGVIPGKSTAILNFFVGTMQDVFPTIIILQFPDDLGVVFGAAGCTSAEHSRSRPAGLWDRRLVAN; via the coding sequence ATGAGCAGTCGGGGATTGTTGCATGTCGGTGCCATTCTCGTAATAAATGGACTGATGCTCCTCGGGGTCATCCCTGGAAAATCAACTGCCATTCTCAATTTCTTTGTCGGCACGATGCAAGATGTTTTCCCGACAATCATCATCCTTCAATTCCCCGATGACCTGGGCGTCGTGTTCGGCGCTGCGGGCTGCACCTCAGCAGAGCACTCACGGTCACGTCCCGCTGGCCTCTGGGATCGCCGCCTGGTGGCGAACTGA
- a CDS encoding GntR family transcriptional regulator, with the protein MAESEEKVLPMGLFMDLERSGPIPLYFQVSQRIEKAILNGELPVGSRLENEVGLAQRLGLSRPTVRRAIQDIVDKGLLVRRRGIGTQVVHGQVTRKVELTSLHDDLTNTMKTPSTHLLTFESVAADDTVAEKLSVVLGTPTLHIRRLRLADDVPVAVMENWLPEEFLTIAPDDLVTYGLYQVMRARGITLRVARQRISARKSTPEEAGLLDVEKNAALLTMDRTAFDNSGRAVEFGHHCYRPDLYSFEVTLVEK; encoded by the coding sequence ATGGCCGAGAGCGAAGAGAAAGTTCTCCCCATGGGACTGTTCATGGACCTGGAACGATCCGGTCCCATCCCGCTCTATTTCCAGGTGTCCCAGCGCATCGAGAAGGCCATCCTCAATGGAGAATTGCCGGTGGGGTCACGGCTCGAGAATGAGGTCGGCCTCGCTCAACGTCTCGGTCTGAGTCGACCCACCGTTCGCCGCGCCATCCAGGACATCGTGGACAAGGGGCTCCTGGTGCGTCGGCGCGGCATCGGAACGCAGGTCGTGCACGGTCAGGTCACGCGCAAGGTGGAGCTGACGAGCCTCCACGACGACCTCACCAACACCATGAAGACGCCTTCAACCCATTTGTTGACCTTCGAGAGCGTGGCGGCCGATGACACCGTCGCCGAAAAGCTCTCCGTCGTGCTGGGGACGCCCACGCTGCACATTCGCCGGCTGCGGCTTGCTGACGACGTACCCGTGGCCGTAATGGAGAATTGGCTCCCGGAGGAGTTCCTCACCATCGCACCCGACGATCTCGTGACCTACGGGCTGTACCAGGTGATGCGGGCACGCGGGATCACTCTCAGGGTGGCCCGTCAGCGGATCAGCGCCCGAAAGTCCACGCCCGAGGAGGCCGGGCTGCTCGACGTGGAGAAGAACGCCGCACTGCTCACGATGGATCGCACGGCCTTTGACAACTCGGGCCGAGCCGTCGAATTTGGTCATCACTGCTACCGCCCTGACCTCTATTCCTTCGAAGTCACCCTCGTCGAAAAGTAG
- a CDS encoding flavodoxin family protein translates to MASPIAVETSFDYSSLRALFINCTLKRSPETSNTQGIIDLSAHIMRGQGVHVDVIRAIDHDIATGVYPDMTAHGWASDAWPALFETVLAADILVLAGPIWLGDNASVTKRVVERLYAMSGQFNAKGQYVYYGKVGGAIITGNEDGVKHCSSNLLYSLQHIGYAIPPAADAGWLGEIGPGPSYLESVSAGSENDFTNRNTTFMSWNLMHLASILQANGGIPAWGNLRQSWDRGERFGFAPNPDSR, encoded by the coding sequence ATGGCCTCGCCGATTGCTGTTGAAACGTCATTCGATTACTCCTCCCTCCGTGCCCTGTTCATCAATTGCACGCTCAAGCGAAGCCCGGAGACCAGTAACACGCAAGGGATCATCGACCTCAGCGCGCACATCATGCGCGGTCAAGGCGTGCACGTCGACGTGATCCGCGCGATCGACCACGACATTGCCACCGGCGTGTACCCGGACATGACCGCGCACGGCTGGGCGAGCGACGCCTGGCCCGCCCTGTTTGAAACCGTTCTCGCGGCCGATATCCTCGTCCTGGCCGGCCCCATCTGGCTCGGCGACAACGCGTCGGTCACCAAGCGCGTCGTCGAACGCCTGTATGCCATGTCGGGCCAGTTCAACGCCAAGGGCCAATACGTGTACTACGGCAAGGTCGGCGGAGCCATCATCACCGGCAACGAAGACGGAGTGAAGCACTGCAGTTCCAACCTGCTCTATAGCCTTCAGCACATCGGTTACGCCATTCCCCCGGCAGCGGATGCGGGGTGGCTGGGCGAAATCGGGCCGGGACCGAGCTATCTCGAATCGGTATCCGCGGGTTCGGAAAATGACTTCACGAATCGCAACACCACGTTCATGAGTTGGAATCTCATGCATCTCGCATCAATACTGCAGGCCAACGGGGGAATTCCCGCGTGGGGCAACCTGCGCCAGAGCTGGGACCGCGGCGAGCGATTCGGCTTCGCGCCCAACCCGGATTCGAGGTAA
- a CDS encoding MarR family winged helix-turn-helix transcriptional regulator, with the protein MRSLAADFPSRDISLNEYDVLFNLSRQPDRCIRLRELNSHVLLTQPSVSRLVDRLVSRGYVRKLTDPEDGRGAIVQLTEDGLALFRRVAVAHMDTIADRIGDTLNTDELLELTALCDRLRSRKAN; encoded by the coding sequence ATGCGCAGCCTCGCCGCGGATTTTCCGTCGCGAGACATTTCCCTGAACGAGTACGACGTGTTGTTCAACCTGTCCAGGCAGCCCGATCGCTGCATCCGGTTGCGGGAACTCAACAGCCACGTGCTGCTCACCCAGCCGAGCGTGAGTCGACTGGTGGACCGCCTCGTCTCTCGAGGCTACGTCCGCAAGCTCACCGACCCGGAAGACGGGCGAGGCGCCATCGTGCAGCTCACCGAGGACGGCCTGGCTCTCTTCAGGCGCGTCGCCGTGGCCCACATGGACACAATCGCCGATCGCATTGGTGACACTTTGAACACGGACGAACTCCTCGAGCTCACCGCATTGTGTGATCGACTGCGTAGCCGCAAGGCAAACTGA
- a CDS encoding winged helix-turn-helix domain-containing protein — protein sequence MSLAHIHASRPALKIADQPAPHIRAVPSGTEARGFVLYVGIDEAKAAAAGTSLHRIVEALKALTNDIAPSAETYAAVALAPENSGGRDVDVVRLALQDPSALAGHRTEAAEPDRAHSGVVVDISRKRVILDNETASLTYKEFELLQYLVLREGRTIDRAEIISSLWDATDDEDTPNERTIDVHVRRLRAKLGRYEDIVRTVRGVGYRFDRHADVSIRQASAPSPDRF from the coding sequence ATGTCCCTCGCCCACATCCACGCCAGCCGTCCCGCACTGAAAATCGCTGACCAGCCGGCACCGCACATTCGCGCCGTACCCAGCGGCACCGAGGCCCGGGGCTTCGTTCTCTACGTCGGGATCGACGAGGCCAAGGCGGCCGCCGCCGGCACAAGCCTGCACCGTATCGTCGAGGCGCTCAAGGCCCTCACGAACGACATCGCACCGTCAGCGGAAACCTACGCGGCCGTTGCCCTTGCCCCCGAGAATTCCGGCGGCCGCGATGTTGACGTGGTTCGCCTGGCGCTGCAGGACCCGTCCGCTCTGGCCGGCCACCGCACCGAGGCCGCCGAGCCCGATCGCGCACACAGCGGAGTCGTCGTGGACATCTCCCGCAAGCGCGTCATCCTCGACAACGAGACGGCCAGCCTCACCTACAAGGAATTCGAACTGCTGCAGTACCTCGTGCTGCGCGAGGGACGTACGATCGATCGCGCCGAGATCATCTCCTCGCTGTGGGATGCCACCGACGACGAGGACACCCCCAACGAACGCACCATTGACGTACACGTACGCCGCCTGCGCGCCAAGCTCGGCCGCTACGAAGACATTGTTCGCACGGTACGTGGCGTCGGTTACCGCTTCGACCGCCACGCAGACGTTTCGATCCGACAGGCATCCGCTCCCAGCCCCGACCGCTTCTAG
- the upp gene encoding uracil phosphoribosyltransferase, translating into MRVHVADHPLITHKLTVLRDKVTPSPLFRSLVEELMTLLAYEGTRGVRVEAVTVQTPVSAAQGVRISDPKPLVVPILRAGLGMLEGMVKMLPTAEVGFLGMARNEETLEPTTYAERLPDDLSDRQCFVLDPMLATGGSLIAAINFLFARGATDVTAICILAAPEGLAAVEKALEGREVTIILGAVDERLDENGYIVPGLGDAGDRLYGLV; encoded by the coding sequence ATGCGAGTCCATGTAGCCGACCACCCGCTCATCACCCACAAGCTCACGGTGCTGCGTGACAAGGTCACTCCCTCCCCCCTCTTTCGTTCTCTTGTCGAAGAGCTCATGACACTCCTTGCCTACGAGGGAACCCGGGGCGTGCGGGTTGAAGCGGTCACGGTGCAGACCCCCGTGTCGGCGGCCCAGGGCGTGCGCATCAGCGACCCGAAGCCCCTCGTCGTACCGATCCTGCGCGCCGGTCTTGGAATGCTTGAGGGCATGGTGAAGATGCTGCCCACCGCCGAGGTGGGTTTTCTCGGGATGGCGCGCAACGAAGAGACCCTTGAGCCGACGACCTACGCCGAGCGCTTGCCCGATGACCTCTCCGATCGGCAGTGCTTCGTGCTCGACCCCATGCTCGCCACGGGCGGCTCGCTGATTGCGGCGATCAACTTCCTGTTCGCACGCGGCGCCACCGACGTCACCGCCATCTGTATCCTGGCCGCGCCCGAGGGCCTCGCTGCCGTGGAAAAGGCTCTGGAGGGGCGCGAGGTCACCATTATTCTTGGCGCGGTCGACGAACGCCTCGATGAGAACGGCTACATTGTGCCCGGCCTCGGCGACGCGGGCGACCGCCTGTACGGTCTCGTTTAG
- a CDS encoding nucleoside deaminase has protein sequence MVRTVNAHAELMRLALDEARAALATGDVPVGAVVMDAAGVVIGRGRNERELHQDPTLHAEIVAIRAAAQVTGDWHLTGCTLVVTLEPCVMCAGAILAARLPTVVFGAWDEKAGASGSVYDVLRDRRLNHRVEVFTGVSEQECGDLLRAFFEDPARRGDRAGGATPGP, from the coding sequence ATGGTGAGAACGGTGAACGCACACGCAGAGCTCATGCGACTCGCCCTGGATGAGGCGCGCGCCGCCTTGGCGACCGGTGATGTCCCGGTAGGAGCCGTGGTGATGGATGCGGCCGGAGTCGTCATCGGCCGGGGCCGCAACGAACGCGAATTGCATCAGGACCCGACCCTGCACGCCGAGATCGTGGCCATCCGCGCGGCCGCGCAGGTCACGGGGGACTGGCACCTCACCGGCTGCACCCTCGTCGTGACCCTTGAGCCGTGCGTCATGTGTGCGGGGGCGATCCTCGCCGCCCGTCTGCCCACTGTGGTGTTCGGGGCGTGGGACGAGAAGGCCGGAGCCTCCGGCTCGGTCTACGACGTGCTCCGCGACCGGCGACTCAACCACCGCGTTGAGGTGTTCACCGGGGTGTCAGAGCAGGAATGCGGTGATCTGCTGCGGGCCTTCTTCGAAGACCCGGCCCGCAGGGGCGACCGAGCCGGTGGAGCTACTCCAGGCCCTTGA
- a CDS encoding cation diffusion facilitator family transporter — MSASGSNKAIVAALGANLGIAVTKFVAWGFSGSSSMLAEGVHSLADSGNQLLLLLGGRQAKQRADLEHPFGYGRERYVYAFVVSIILFSIGGVFSLYEGVNKLQDPHPLERAWIPIVVLLVAMVLEGFSLRTAVRESNHVRGNQSWVQFVRHAKAPELPVVLLEDVAALTGLVLAFLGVGITVITGDPIWDAIGTIGIGALLVIVAIVLGIETKSLLVGEGASAKNRDAIEAAILAGPETTRIVHLKTLYLGPDEMLVGAKIAVESDKRFLVVAADINAIEQRIRAAVPVARMIYLEPDVWIDPTEANPPTDTFVIKGLE; from the coding sequence ATGAGTGCATCGGGCAGCAACAAGGCAATCGTGGCGGCTTTGGGCGCCAATCTTGGAATCGCTGTGACCAAATTCGTCGCCTGGGGCTTCTCCGGATCCTCGTCGATGCTCGCGGAGGGCGTGCACTCCCTCGCGGATTCCGGCAACCAGCTCTTGCTGCTGCTCGGCGGCCGCCAGGCGAAGCAGAGGGCCGACCTGGAGCATCCGTTCGGCTATGGACGCGAACGCTACGTGTACGCCTTTGTGGTGTCGATCATATTGTTCTCCATCGGTGGCGTCTTCTCCCTGTACGAAGGGGTGAACAAGCTGCAGGACCCGCATCCGCTTGAGAGGGCGTGGATACCCATTGTCGTTCTGCTCGTGGCGATGGTCCTCGAAGGCTTTTCCCTGCGCACCGCCGTGCGGGAATCGAACCATGTGCGCGGCAATCAGAGCTGGGTGCAGTTCGTGCGTCACGCGAAGGCACCCGAGCTGCCCGTGGTGCTGCTCGAAGACGTTGCTGCCCTCACCGGCCTGGTGCTCGCGTTCCTCGGAGTGGGGATCACCGTCATCACGGGCGATCCCATCTGGGATGCCATCGGCACCATCGGCATCGGCGCGCTCCTCGTTATCGTTGCCATCGTCCTGGGGATCGAGACCAAGAGCCTGCTCGTTGGAGAGGGCGCGAGCGCCAAAAACCGGGACGCGATAGAAGCCGCCATTCTCGCCGGACCGGAGACCACCCGCATTGTTCACCTCAAGACGCTCTACCTCGGCCCCGACGAGATGCTCGTCGGAGCCAAGATCGCGGTGGAGTCGGACAAACGTTTCCTCGTCGTGGCTGCCGACATCAACGCGATCGAGCAGCGCATTCGTGCGGCCGTTCCCGTGGCTCGGATGATCTATCTCGAGCCCGATGTCTGGATCGATCCCACGGAGGCGAACCCACCCACGGATACCTTTGTGATCAAGGGCCTGGAGTAG
- the proC gene encoding pyrroline-5-carboxylate reductase — protein MTSTETVTLPTIAFLGAGSMARAVLAGLLKPGVEVEGGIRTTNRTVEKAAELDGTAGVTAFATANDPEANLKAIAGAQIVVVAVKPYMVPDLLAEIADHLEPGALVISVCAGVTIATFESLLPASAHVIRSMPNTPAVVGMAVTGLSAGTRSSAEDLALAQALFATVGDVLVVPEEQLDALGTVSGSGPAYVFYLIEQLTATAVAKGFTPEQAAVMVNGTFLGASALLAVSDKSATELRRQVTSPGGTTERAVAELEKGGLRELFDTATDAALARSRELAAS, from the coding sequence ATGACTTCTACCGAAACCGTAACCCTGCCCACAATCGCGTTCCTCGGCGCCGGCTCCATGGCCCGGGCCGTCTTGGCTGGACTGCTCAAGCCCGGGGTGGAGGTTGAGGGCGGTATTCGCACGACCAACCGCACGGTGGAGAAGGCGGCCGAACTCGACGGCACGGCCGGCGTCACGGCCTTCGCAACCGCGAACGATCCCGAGGCCAACCTCAAGGCCATTGCCGGAGCCCAGATCGTGGTGGTGGCCGTGAAGCCCTACATGGTGCCCGACCTGCTCGCCGAGATCGCGGACCACCTCGAGCCCGGCGCCCTCGTGATCAGCGTCTGTGCCGGCGTCACGATCGCCACGTTCGAATCGCTGCTGCCGGCTTCCGCTCACGTGATCCGGTCGATGCCGAACACCCCCGCCGTTGTCGGCATGGCTGTCACCGGATTGAGCGCCGGAACGCGCTCCAGTGCCGAAGACCTCGCACTCGCCCAGGCCCTGTTCGCCACCGTTGGTGACGTGCTCGTCGTACCCGAGGAACAGCTCGATGCCCTCGGCACCGTCTCGGGCTCTGGTCCGGCCTACGTGTTCTACCTGATCGAGCAGCTCACCGCCACGGCCGTGGCGAAGGGCTTCACCCCCGAGCAGGCCGCCGTCATGGTCAACGGCACATTCCTCGGTGCCAGCGCGCTGCTCGCCGTCTCGGACAAGTCGGCCACCGAACTGCGCCGCCAGGTCACGAGCCCGGGCGGCACGACAGAGCGTGCCGTGGCCGAACTCGAAAAGGGCGGTCTGCGCGAGCTCTTCGACACGGCGACGGATGCCGCGCTCGCGCGCTCCAGGGAGCTCGCCGCGTCCTGA
- a CDS encoding MinD/ParA family ATP-binding protein: MTQNNAEFPRINALVRADATGQVIINGVSQVVVAVDDAGVREEIVAVATGVARDLDSPVRLEVEDEQGLWPLMIFPDGRVKSAGDVIAMTGPLGTHTVAITNSESPGTGETGHGQAADAVVEVSGVDEAARPGNVAAALEPVTDLSFAQLLRPASSTHPFVDSGTHASTDTEARPSSRSVGFNASNLTQFDPAPDDSPGFAPRYSSFLPNSGRTTDSDAAEDSSDASFISSLMNTSGLPDGDTETRSDDSGPGTRAERPIGAQSSARIGPPNLADFMSSRPEAQAGPALQGWQGAIRRLTGGLISVSASASERAQRNAISAVQRSLSGPRTIAVLNPKGGAHKTTATLLIAATFGIYRGGYTLAWDNNETMGTLGVRAQAARHTNTAVDLLRDLDRFSEARVGDLDNYVRNQGDAQFDALASDLDPAGAASIDAVAFRKLHAMLSRFYRVLVIDTGNNMRASNWEAAVDTADQLVVVSTIREDTGYGAASLLDGLRRKGHADKVAQAVTILASPSKTVDQQLSARLHDHFGQLTRTVLEVPHDPSLVGGGPLNVDTLAPRTRAAWLQATAAIAEGL; encoded by the coding sequence ATGACTCAAAACAATGCCGAATTCCCGCGAATCAACGCGCTGGTTCGAGCGGACGCCACCGGTCAGGTGATCATCAACGGCGTGAGCCAGGTCGTGGTGGCCGTCGACGATGCCGGCGTCCGTGAAGAGATTGTGGCAGTCGCCACCGGCGTCGCCCGCGACCTCGATTCTCCCGTGCGCCTCGAGGTCGAAGACGAACAGGGCCTGTGGCCACTCATGATCTTCCCCGACGGCCGGGTGAAATCCGCCGGGGACGTCATTGCCATGACCGGCCCTCTCGGAACGCACACCGTCGCGATCACAAATTCAGAATCCCCTGGCACCGGCGAGACCGGCCACGGGCAGGCCGCCGACGCCGTCGTCGAGGTGAGCGGTGTCGACGAGGCTGCCCGGCCTGGCAATGTCGCCGCCGCACTCGAGCCGGTCACGGACCTGTCGTTTGCCCAGTTACTTCGCCCGGCTTCGTCCACGCATCCGTTCGTGGACTCTGGCACACACGCCAGCACCGATACCGAGGCCCGCCCGAGTAGTCGATCCGTGGGCTTCAACGCCTCGAACCTGACGCAGTTCGACCCTGCTCCTGACGATTCGCCGGGCTTCGCCCCGCGCTACTCGTCATTCCTGCCAAACAGTGGACGAACGACAGATTCCGACGCCGCCGAGGACTCTTCGGATGCCTCCTTCATCTCCTCGCTGATGAACACGTCCGGACTTCCCGACGGGGACACTGAAACACGGTCTGACGATTCGGGGCCCGGGACGCGCGCCGAGCGCCCGATCGGCGCCCAATCGTCTGCCCGGATCGGTCCCCCCAACCTCGCCGACTTTATGAGTTCCCGGCCGGAAGCGCAGGCAGGGCCGGCTCTTCAGGGCTGGCAGGGAGCCATCCGTCGACTCACCGGTGGTCTCATTTCCGTCAGCGCGAGCGCGAGCGAACGTGCCCAGCGCAACGCCATCTCCGCCGTGCAGCGCAGCCTGAGCGGGCCGCGAACCATTGCGGTGCTCAATCCCAAGGGCGGCGCGCACAAGACCACAGCCACTCTGCTCATCGCCGCAACGTTCGGCATCTACCGCGGCGGCTATACGCTCGCGTGGGATAACAACGAGACAATGGGCACCCTCGGGGTGCGAGCGCAGGCAGCCCGTCACACCAACACGGCCGTCGACCTGCTGCGGGACCTTGATCGTTTCTCCGAGGCACGCGTGGGCGACCTCGACAACTACGTACGCAACCAGGGCGACGCGCAGTTCGACGCGCTGGCCTCTGACCTGGACCCGGCCGGTGCCGCGAGTATCGACGCCGTCGCGTTCCGCAAACTGCACGCCATGCTCAGCCGCTTCTACCGGGTGCTCGTGATTGACACGGGGAACAATATGCGCGCGAGCAACTGGGAAGCGGCCGTTGACACGGCAGACCAGCTCGTGGTGGTGTCGACCATTCGCGAGGACACCGGCTACGGCGCCGCGTCGCTGCTCGACGGCCTGCGGCGCAAGGGGCATGCCGACAAGGTGGCCCAGGCGGTCACCATCCTCGCCTCACCATCCAAAACGGTCGACCAGCAGCTTTCTGCCCGCCTGCACGATCACTTCGGCCAGCTCACCCGCACCGTGCTCGAGGTGCCGCATGACCCGTCGCTCGTGGGCGGAGGACCACTCAACGTGGACACCCTCGCACCGCGCACCCGAGCCGCCTGGCTGCAGGCCACGGCAGCGATCGCCGAGGGCCTCTAG
- a CDS encoding potassium channel family protein, with product MVDRLKHDAPVLVIGLGRFGAATAGQLDRLGREVLVVDISEALVQKWSERVTHAVQADSRSLEALKQIGAEDFSIAVCAVGSSVEASVLIVANLVDLKIPQIWAKAISKSHGKILERIGAHHVIYPEAEAGERAAHLLSGRMLDFIEFDDDFALVKMYPPKPIRGLNLIESGVRAKHKVTVVGVKSPGKPFTYATADTVVSDHDLIIVAGTEGDIERFAALGS from the coding sequence TTGGTTGACCGCCTCAAACATGACGCCCCCGTGCTCGTCATCGGACTCGGTCGCTTCGGCGCGGCCACGGCCGGCCAGCTCGATCGCCTTGGCCGGGAGGTGCTCGTCGTCGACATCAGCGAAGCCCTCGTGCAGAAGTGGTCGGAACGCGTCACACACGCGGTTCAGGCGGACTCCCGCTCGCTGGAGGCCCTGAAGCAGATCGGCGCGGAGGACTTCTCCATCGCTGTGTGCGCGGTGGGGTCATCTGTTGAGGCGAGCGTGCTCATCGTCGCCAACCTCGTCGACCTCAAGATTCCACAGATCTGGGCCAAGGCCATCTCCAAATCCCATGGCAAGATTCTTGAGCGCATCGGCGCCCATCATGTGATCTATCCGGAGGCGGAAGCCGGCGAGCGCGCCGCGCATCTCTTGTCGGGTCGAATGCTCGACTTCATCGAGTTCGACGACGACTTCGCCCTCGTCAAGATGTACCCACCGAAGCCGATTCGCGGTCTCAACCTGATCGAATCCGGCGTACGGGCCAAGCACAAGGTCACCGTGGTGGGAGTGAAGAGTCCCGGCAAACCATTCACCTATGCGACCGCCGACACGGTAGTGTCCGATCACGACCTCATCATCGTGGCCGGTACCGAAGGCGACATTGAACGCTTCGCCGCACTCGGTTCCTGA
- a CDS encoding TrkH family potassium uptake protein: MLSKASSARFSHHKGSWFGGIRDAVDQLVRSSPSRFAILVFTALILLFTVLFSLPIASADRTITPLHDALFTAVSVICVTGLATVDMATHWSAFGNILVFIGVNVGGIGVLTLASIMGLVISRRIGLRTKLMAASDSNPSRIHAGPVNEGQAIRLGEVGSLLLTVAVSAFVIEVAVAALLFPRMLSAGIDAGQALWHSIYYAAMAFTNTGFNPNELGIGRFAEDFWFLGALMVGVFLGSLGFPVIYAFARGWRKRRVWSLHVKLTLVTTIALMFAGMVIYIILEFDNPKTFGSLDAGHTIFQSLFLSVMSRSGGFATIEISDLHGSSLLVTDMLMFIGGGSASTAGGIKVTTLAILFLAAFAEARGKAQMEAFGRRIPSDILRLSVSVVLWGATTVAVSTILILHISQAPLEHVLFDVISAFATCGLSTGLTGDLPPSGVYVLSATMFMGRVGTVTLAAALAASQSRQLFKRPEERPIVG, translated from the coding sequence GTGTTATCTAAGGCCTCGTCCGCGCGATTTAGTCATCACAAGGGCAGCTGGTTCGGCGGTATTCGCGACGCCGTAGACCAGCTCGTGCGCTCCTCCCCCAGCCGGTTCGCCATCCTGGTGTTCACCGCCCTCATCCTGCTGTTCACGGTCTTGTTCTCGTTGCCGATCGCCTCCGCGGATCGCACCATCACGCCGTTGCACGACGCTCTGTTCACCGCGGTGTCGGTGATCTGCGTCACGGGCCTCGCGACCGTGGACATGGCCACCCACTGGTCGGCCTTCGGCAACATCCTTGTGTTCATCGGGGTGAACGTGGGCGGCATCGGCGTGCTCACGCTCGCGTCGATCATGGGACTCGTGATCTCACGCCGAATAGGCCTGCGCACCAAACTCATGGCAGCCAGTGACAGCAACCCGTCGCGCATCCATGCCGGCCCGGTGAACGAGGGACAGGCAATTCGGTTGGGCGAGGTGGGCAGCCTGCTGCTCACGGTGGCCGTGAGCGCCTTCGTGATCGAGGTCGCAGTGGCAGCGTTGCTGTTCCCGCGAATGCTCAGCGCCGGCATCGATGCCGGCCAGGCCCTGTGGCACAGCATCTATTACGCGGCGATGGCCTTCACGAACACGGGCTTCAACCCCAATGAGCTCGGCATCGGGCGTTTCGCCGAGGACTTCTGGTTTCTCGGCGCCCTCATGGTGGGCGTTTTTCTCGGCAGTCTCGGCTTCCCCGTGATCTACGCCTTCGCCCGTGGGTGGCGCAAACGGCGCGTCTGGTCGCTGCACGTCAAGCTGACCCTCGTGACGACGATTGCGCTCATGTTCGCCGGCATGGTCATCTACATCATCCTCGAGTTCGACAACCCGAAGACCTTCGGGTCGCTGGACGCCGGTCACACCATCTTTCAATCCCTGTTCCTGTCGGTGATGTCGCGCTCGGGCGGTTTCGCCACGATCGAGATCAGTGACCTGCATGGCTCGAGCCTGCTCGTGACGGACATGCTCATGTTCATCGGAGGTGGCTCTGCCTCGACCGCCGGCGGCATCAAGGTGACCACCCTCGCGATCCTCTTTCTCGCGGCCTTCGCCGAGGCCCGTGGAAAGGCACAGATGGAGGCCTTCGGACGCCGCATCCCGAGCGACATCCTGCGCCTGTCGGTCAGTGTTGTTCTCTGGGGGGCCACGACCGTTGCCGTGTCGACCATCCTGATCCTGCACATCTCCCAGGCCCCCCTTGAGCATGTTCTCTTTGACGTGATCAGTGCTTTTGCTACCTGCGGTCTGTCCACCGGGCTCACGGGGGACCTCCCGCCTTCGGGGGTGTATGTTCTCTCCGCGACCATGTTCATGGGTCGGGTTGGTACAGTAACTCTCGCCGCCGCACTGGCTGCAAGCCAAAGCAGGCAGCTGTTCAAGCGCCCCGAAGAAAGGCCCATCGTTGGTTGA
- a CDS encoding ArsR/SmtB family transcription factor, which produces MADIFDVVADSTRRDILRILLDRHNQGGEARGELSVSDIVGNLGLSQPTVSKHLKVLRESGLVSVREEGQHRYYHLDYSPLEAIEDWLIPFLSVDFDTDEEAQAAEEAGLRDEQRAFASAIGKAFADTSYQMSHAVKDATAKKWRKNI; this is translated from the coding sequence ATGGCAGACATTTTCGACGTTGTGGCGGATTCGACCCGACGGGACATCCTTCGGATCCTTCTCGACCGGCACAATCAAGGCGGCGAGGCCCGCGGTGAGCTCAGCGTCTCCGACATTGTGGGCAACCTTGGTCTGAGCCAGCCCACCGTCTCAAAGCATCTCAAGGTGCTGCGCGAGAGTGGGCTCGTGAGCGTGCGCGAAGAGGGGCAGCACCGCTACTACCACCTGGACTATTCGCCGCTTGAGGCAATCGAAGACTGGTTGATTCCCTTCCTGAGCGTGGACTTCGACACCGATGAAGAGGCTCAGGCTGCCGAAGAAGCAGGCCTCCGGGACGAGCAGCGCGCGTTCGCGTCTGCCATCGGCAAGGCCTTCGCCGACACCTCGTACCAGATGAGCCACGCCGTCAAAGATGCAACGGCAAAAAAATGGCGCAAGAACATCTAG
- a CDS encoding excisionase family DNA-binding protein, with the protein MRFLTVAEMADMMRVSKMTVYRMVHSGEPPAIRFGRSFRVPASAAEVAIQRPIVDSA; encoded by the coding sequence ATGCGGTTTCTGACCGTGGCAGAGATGGCTGACATGATGCGCGTTTCGAAGATGACGGTGTACCGCATGGTGCACTCCGGTGAGCCTCCGGCCATCCGCTTTGGGCGGTCATTTCGGGTGCCGGCGTCGGCCGCTGAAGTGGCCATTCAGAGGCCCATTGTCGATTCTGCGTAG
- a CDS encoding 30S ribosomal protein bS22 — protein MGSVIKKRRKRMAKKKHRKLLRKTRHQRRNKK, from the coding sequence GTGGGTTCTGTAATCAAGAAGCGACGCAAGCGCATGGCAAAGAAGAAGCACCGCAAGCTGCTTCGTAAGACCCGCCACCAGCGTCGCAATAAGAAGTAG